Below is a genomic region from Rosa chinensis cultivar Old Blush chromosome 5, RchiOBHm-V2, whole genome shotgun sequence.
TAATTCAGTCTCCTTGGGCATTTGCTGATGTGTCCTCttcaaattttatatgttttgttCCCTTTCTCCTAAACGAAATGTAGGTATTGCCATTCTCCTTAGTCTTGGTATTGTATGTTTACCTAGAAATATTACAGTCCTGTCGAATTTTCTAGTTCAATCTTGTCCATGtataaatatgaatgaaatccttGTCTTATTGACACATTGCAGGCGAACAAGATCTCAGTCGTGCCCTTTCTGTCGTGACAGTCTTAAGAGAGTGAACTCAGGTGATCTCTGGGTATACACTGACAGCCGGGACATAGTTGACATGGCAACAGTAATGAGGGAGAATCTCAGGCGGCTCTTCATCTATGTAGATAAGTTGCCAGTAATTATACCAGATAACCTTTTTGACCCTTATGATTCCCACCTAAGGTAGCTGATTAATGAAGTTCAAAGCTACAGTTCCTCCTGTGGCAATTCATTGATTTAGCTTATTGTCTCTTGATTCCATAAGGACCCGAATTCATTCGGCAAGTTTAAATCAGTATGTTCCCACTTCTGTTCAGGAAGCGAACCCAGCCCGAGTTATTGTAGGCTGGTGAGTGAAGTTGAGGAGTTATCTAAATTGTATGTAATACATTTGTACATGCTTGTACAGCTTGGAAGTTCCACGTATAAAAAGGCTTAGCAAATTCTCTTTCCCTTCCGAGCCTCTGAGACTCAGGTATTATGCTGACAGTGAAATGTAATCTTATGTTCTTAAGCCTTCTACTATACGCAGGACCTGCTCTTTCCCTCATTGAATCCCTGTTCTCACCAAGACGGATGAACCAAATGTGATAAAAACAAGATTGATTTACATATCCTTGGAGATTTAAGGGTCTCGGGTTTTGATTGATACCCAACACCTTGAGGTGTCGTCAATTTTAACCAACTTATTTGTACTACCAAGTTAAACATGTTGCAATGCGGTTGAGCTTGACACGACACACAAACTCATATTGTCACCACTACGTGTCTCATTGTCAAACATTTCAAGTTTGGAGTTGGCACTCGGGCTAATTTAGGTTGCGACTTGCGAGGCCTTCAATGGAAAACGCAACTTTAACTTGCGCAGAAATAGTGGTTATTTTGCGTTTCAAGTTCCGATCATATGATTTGACACATAATCAGATACAACGTGTGACATCTAGCACAATCATTAATCATTACAAACCATCTGCTACGATGAAAGAGATAGACGCATAATTGTATTCATTTTGAAAAACGAAACTGGTTTCTTGTTGGGCTTTTACTAATAGTCTTCTAACTACAACTAGAAGTCCACATACCACATAACACTATGCACCCTCCATCACAAGTCTTGGCCTCTATggtttcagaaattcataagcAAAAGATTTCAAACCAGTGGCGCGGTTGCGGTGCAAAGATAACACACTCTTTTTGTTTAGGAAGGTccaactgttttttaattttattttatttttttatcaaactCCCAATTCCCAGCTGTAAAACTCGCCACGCACCACACAACAACACGTTCAATCTGACTTGATCCCTCTAATTTTAGTCACTATTCTATTAAACCCAAATAAGCCAGAAAATaatcaaaaaccaaataaaaatatccaagagaagaagagatggGGAGAGGGggagatggagaagaagaacaagaggagGGAGTGATGGCTACGGACTTCTTCTGGTCTTATACGGATGAGCCTCACGCTTCTCGGCGCCGTCAGATCCTCTCTCAGTACCCTCAGATTAAGGAGCTTTTTGGCCCTGACCCATTGGCGTTTCTCAAGGTAAAAGGTTGTTgctttgggtttgttttggatttgggtGGTTGGAATTTATCTGGGTTTTGTGTGTGTGATTGGTTGTGAGGTGGGTTTTGGATCTGGGGCAATGTGGGTGAGTTCTTGATTTTGGTTTGGATACTTCTTTTGGTGGTTTTGTGGATTTGGTTTTGtgtctttgttcttgcattgttgttttggtttggttttatgTAATGGGGGTTGTGTGTTTTTGTTGCTATGTTTGTAACTTGGTAGATGCAACGGATTCATCAGAGTTGAGCTTTTTTGAGAATCTAATTGCTCATTGGTATTATCGTGGCTAAATTTTCTTGCTTTTGTGAATTCTACTATGCAATTCCTATGCGATGCATCTTTTTGTCGTAAACTATATTGATAAGAATTTTCCTAGTCGAAGTTGAGTTTGAGTCGTAGAATCGAGTTTTCAGCTGTTGGTGATGGTTTACGCGTTGTTCTTTGCATTTGAAGATCCTTTGCCAAGGATATACGAATGACTTAGTTTTGTAGCTAAGGCACTCGTCCTGCATAGCTATCCGGTTCTTACAGCGAATTTTTGGTGCTATGATTATTTGGTCATGTTCTGGGGGCTCTGAGTATTGCCAGTTTTTGATGTGAGAATCTTCAAATGTATCAACCACCATAATCAGAGACATTACGACTTGATCTTCAGAGCATAATTTTGCAGACTTCTGTTTCAGTTTATGAAAAATTAAAACTAGCTAGTGATAATTTATGTAGTTGATGCTCAGTTTTCAATTTGGTTTTTTGAATTCATCTTCCAGAACCTAATTCATGTTACCTGATGTGTAGATTTAACTTTTCCATCTGAAAATTTGATTCAGgtagatttattttgttttgttttatgacGTTGAATGAAATTGTGGTCGCTACAGATTACTGTGGCTGTCTTGCTTCAGCTCTGCACTGCTGCAGCGCTTCACAATGCAGGCTGGCTGAAGATTCTGGCAATAGCCTACTTCTTCGGCTCTTTTCTCAACCACAACCTCTTCTTGGCCATCCATGAGCTCAGCCACAATCTCGCCTTCTCAACCCCAGTCTACAACCGTTGGCTTGGTATCTTTGCTAACCTCCCAATTGGAGTTCCCATGTCTGTCACCTTCCAGAAGTATCACCTCGAGCACCATCGCTTCCAAGGAGTAGATGGCATTGACATGGACATCCCAAGCAAAGTTGAGGCTCATGTGGTGAGAAATGTGTTCACCAAATCCATATGGGTTCTACTTCAACTCTTCTTCTACGCTCTTCGGCCTGTGTTTCTGAAACCGAAACCCCCTGGTTGTTGGGAGTTCATCAATCTTTTTGTCCAGATATCCCTCGATGTCTCCATGGTTTACTTTTGTGGTTGGAAGTCTTTTGCTTATTTGATTCTCTCTACATTTGTTGGGGGTGGGATGCACCCTATGGCTGGTCACTTCATTTCTGAGCATTACGTCTTCAATCCTGATCAAGAGACATATTCTTATTATGGCCCTCTTAATCTCATGACTTGGAGTGTAGGGTACCATAACGAGCACCATGACTTTCCCAGAATTCCTGGGAGCAAGCTCCACAAGGTGAAGTCTATTGCACCAGAATACTATGAGGGTTTGGAGTCTTATAAATCATGGAGTCAGGTCATCTACATGTATATAATGGACAGAACAGTCGGGCCATTTAGCCGAATGAAGAGGAAGCCAAGCAAATCGGAATAGACAATGCTCTTTTTTGTAACATGACTCCCATTTTTGTATACTTTCCTGGTTCTAAATGGTTTATTGTTTTGATGCTAAATTTGCTGGGTTATTACTTGTAACATTTTGAGTGAGATCTTATGTTGTAGTATAGACTGAACATAACAAAGTGATCGATTCATTAATTAGCATCTGGTGAAAAACATTCGTGTAGCTGTGAACTGGATTTGAAATTGATAGAATAAATCATTATCTGCATCTATTCCATTCAGATGGAAAGAAATTTTATTGAACTAGAACAACTCAACTGAGGTAGAAGAACAACGTCTGAGAGCAAACTATACACTGATTCTAAGAACTTCGGAAGTTCAACCAAAACTGAAGGA
It encodes:
- the LOC112167101 gene encoding sphingolipid delta(4)-desaturase DES1-like, producing the protein MGRGGDGEEEQEEGVMATDFFWSYTDEPHASRRRQILSQYPQIKELFGPDPLAFLKITVAVLLQLCTAAALHNAGWLKILAIAYFFGSFLNHNLFLAIHELSHNLAFSTPVYNRWLGIFANLPIGVPMSVTFQKYHLEHHRFQGVDGIDMDIPSKVEAHVVRNVFTKSIWVLLQLFFYALRPVFLKPKPPGCWEFINLFVQISLDVSMVYFCGWKSFAYLILSTFVGGGMHPMAGHFISEHYVFNPDQETYSYYGPLNLMTWSVGYHNEHHDFPRIPGSKLHKVKSIAPEYYEGLESYKSWSQVIYMYIMDRTVGPFSRMKRKPSKSE